The sequence CGGTCTGGGAGGGGCTGCGCCTCGCCGACCGCCGGACCTGGGCCCCCACGCTCGGCACCCTGTTCGCCAGCCGCGAGCCGGTGCTGCGGCAGCTGGAGCCGAAGGGCATCGAGGTACGGGAGTAGCCCGCCGGACCGGTGCCGGACCCCGGCGGGAATAAAACGGAGCCGCCCTCCTGTTGTTGCTCTCCGATACGCAGACGTACGACAGCAGCACCGGGAGAGGCCGACACGTGGACGACATCCGAGGCGACGAGACCAGCGGCGACGCGAGCGGCCGGGCGGCCGACGGCGACGGGATCCGGGGCACCGCAGCCGGAACCGCCGCCGTTCCGCTGTCCGTTCTCGACCTGGTCACCGTGGGCCAGGGCCGCACCGCGAGCCAGGCCCTGCGCACCAGTGTGGAGATCGCGAAGCTCACCGAGAGCCGCGGCTTCCACCGCTTCTGGGTCGCCGAGCACCACTCGATGCCCGGGGTCGCCTCCTCCTCCCCGGCCGTGATCCTCGCGCACATCGCCGCCCACACCGGGCGCATCCGCCTCGGCTCCGGCGGGGTGATGCTGCCCAACCACGCCCCGCTGGTGATCGCCGAGCAGTTCGGCACCCTGGAGGCGATGGCGCCGGGCCGGATCGACCTCGGCCTCGGCCGGGCCCCCGGCACGGACGGCGCGACGGCGGCGGCGCTGCGGCGCAGCGACCGGCTCGACGAGGGCGCGGATGACTTCCCGCAGCAGCTCATGGAGCTGATCCGCTTCCTGGACGACGACTTCCCCGACGGGCACCCGTACGCCCGCATCCACGCCGTACCGGGTCCGGTCCAGGCGACGTCGCCCGGCGGCGTGCAGTCCGCGCACCGGCCGCCCGTCTGGCTGCTGGGCTCCTCCGGCTTCAGCGCGCAACTGGCCGGGACGCTGGGGCTGCCGTTCGCCTTCGCGCACCACTTCTCGGCGCGGAACACCGTCCCCGCGCTCGACCTGTACCGCGAGTCCTTCCGGCCCTCCGGCGTTCTGGACGCCCCGTACGCCCTGATCGGGGTCTCGGCGCTGGCCGCCGACGACGAGCGCGAGGCCCGCCGCCAGGTGCTCACCGGGGCCCTGTCCATGGTCCGGCTGCGCACCGGCCGCCCCGGGCTGATCCCGAGCCCCCAGGAGGCGGCGGCTTACGACTTCTCCCCGATGGAGCGGGAGTTCGTCGACGGCTGGCTGGCCAACGTCATCCACGGCACCGCCGACGAGGTCCGCACCGGTCTGGACGACCTGGCCAAGCGCACCGGCGCCGACGAGCTGATGATCACCGCCAACGCGCACGGCGGGGACGCGCGGCTTCGCAGCTACGGGCTGATCGCGGACGCGTACGGCCTGCCGAACGCCGCGTAGGACCGGCCGTCGCACGGGCCCCGGGGGCGTCGGCTTGCGGTGGCCGTCCCGGGGGCGTCCCGGGGCGTCGGGGGCACGGGCTTGCGGCGGTGGTCCCGGGGCGCCCTGACGCGCGGGACGGCCCCGGTAGGTCCGAGGCGCGGGACGGCCCCGGGGCGCCCCGATGCGCGGTACGGCCCCGGTAGCCCCGCCGCGCGGGGTGGCACCGGCCGTCCCGGGCCTCAGCCCTCCAGCGGCCGGGACCCGATCAGTCCGGCGATCTGCTCCGGCGCCACGGCCCGCGAGTACAGCCATCCCTGCCCGGTGTCGCAGCCGATCCGCCGCAGCCGCTCCGCCTGCCCGGCCGTCTCCACGCACTCCGCGGTGACGGTCAGGCCCAGGCGGTGCGCCAGCTGCACCATGGCCTCCACAATCGTTTCGTCGGCGGGGCTCGGATGCGTACCGTCCTCGTACCGGAAGCCCTTCACGAACGCCCCGTCCAGCTTCAGTACGGAGACGGGCAGCCGGCTGAGGTAGGCGAGGTTCGAATACCCCGTCCCGAAATCGTCGATGGCGATCCGGACGCCCATGTCGCTCAACGCCTGGAGCGCTCTCAGCGGGCGGCCCCCCGAGCCCATCACCGCCGACTCGGTCAGTTCCAGCTGAAGCAGCCCGGGGGCGAGTCCGGTCTCGGCCAGGATCTGCGCCACGTCGGACACCAGGTCGGAGTCCCAGACCTGCCGTACGGCGACGTTGACGCTGATGAACAGCGGCGGCTCGTCCGGATGGTCCAGCTGCCAGCGGCGGGCCTGCCGGCACGCGGTGCGCAGCACCCACCGGCCGAGCTGGACGATCGAGCCGTCCTCCTCGGCGATCTGGACGAACCGATTCGGCGGCAGCACGCCGAACTGCGGGTGGTTCCAGCGCACCAGCGCCTCGACCCCGCGCAGCACTCCGTCCGCCATGCCGACCAGCGGCTGGTACTCCAACGTGAACTCGCCGCGCTCCACGGCGGGCCGGAGCGTGGAGGACAGCGACTGGCGGGTCATGCGGTGGGCGTTGCGCTCGGGGTCGAACACCGTCCAGCGGGCCCGGCCGTCCGCCTTCGCCCAGTACAGCGTGGTGTCGGCGGCCTGCATCAGACCGGTGGGCGAGGTGCCCGCGGCGGACCGCTCGACCACCCCGATCGACGCGGAGACCGAGAGCCGCTGGCCCGCCAGGTCGAACGGCTGCTGGAGCGCGGCGAGGACCGAGCGCGCCAGATCCGTCAGCTCCCGGGTGCCGGCCGAGTCCTCGACCAGGATCGCGAACTCGTCGCCGCCCAGCCGCGCCACCAGCCGGTTGCCCCCGGCGTTGCGGGAGGCGTCGTTCTCGGCGCAGTCGGTGAGCCGCGCGGCGACGGCGGCCAGCAGCCGGTCCCCGGTGCGGTGGCCCAGGGTGTCGTTGATGGCCTTGAAACCGTCCAGGTCCAGGTAGCACAGGCCGATCCGGGCGCCCTGCCGGGACGGCAGGGAGTCGTCCTGGTACGGCGGGGTCTCCAGGGCCGAGGCGAGGCGCTCGAAGAACAGCGTCCGGTTGGGCAGCCGGGTCACCGGGTCGTGCATCTGGAGATGGCGCAGCCGCTCCTGGAGCTCCCGCCGGTCGCTGATGTCCGTGACCGTCAGGAGCACCCGCGCGGACTCCGCCGCCGAGGCTCCCGTCATCGGTACGACGGTGATCTCGGCCCACAGGAAGCGCCCGTCGGGGTGCTTGAGCCGACGCGTGCAGCGGAACCGGGAACGGCGGCCGAGGAGGACCTCGCGGTAGGCGTGCCAGGTGCGCTCGTCGCCGGCGAGGTCGAGCAGTTCGCACGCCTGCCGCCCGGCGAGGACCGCCGCCGCGGTCCCCAGGAGCCCGCCGAGCGCCTCGTTGGCCCGTACGACATGGCCCCGGCCGTCGACGACGCCCATGGGGAGCGTGGCGGCGTTGAACGCGGCCCGGTAGTCGCGCAGCTCGGCTGCGGTGGAGTCGGGTCCGGCCCCGGCGGGACGGGCCCGGGCGGCGTCGCTCCGGGAGGAATCGGCCCCGGCGGGATCGGCGCCGGCGGGATCGGTCCGGGTGGGGCCGGTCCCGGCCGCGGCCGTCGTATGACGCTCCGTGACCGGCGCGGCGGGCGCGCCCGGGGCCGTGCCTGCCGAGGCCCTCGGCCCTTCGGAGGTTCCGCTCACCGCTCGCTCCCGCTGTGAAGGTCGTTGTGAACTGGTGGGGTCGGACTGGCCGCCGGGTGGTGGTCCCGTGAAGGGGCCCGTTCCACGCGGGAAAGCGTGGTGAAGCATAGAGGGTGCCGCGTCGGCCGTTCCAGCTCACCGTTCGGTCCGGGCCACCGTGCGCGGCCGGAAGTGAGCGGCATCAGTCGTTCCGCTTTGCCCGGTCCTGGTCAATTCTGCGCGGATCTGTTTCATCGGGCGGCTGGACTGACTGACGGTGACGTTCCGTGAAGGTGTGGGTGGCGATTTTGACCGCTGACCCGTGTGGGGCAGCACAACAGGGCGTGGCGTGGTGAAGCGGCACAGGGTGGACGGGATGGAGCGTTTTTCCCCACCCGGAGGTCGATGTGCCGTCCCGTCGCGGGCCCGGGGGAGCGGAACGGCCGCCCCTGCGCAGTCTGGCCGCCGCCGCCACCTCCCTGCTGGCGCTCGCCGCCATGTCCCTCGTCGCCGGCCCCGCCGCGGCCGCCACGGGTGACGCCACCTCCTGCGCCCTGCCCCGGACGGCGGCCCACCACTCGCTCGGGCTGAACACCTGGAACGCGGCCTACCCGCGCCCGGATCAGAGCCTCGACGCGGTCATGATCTTCCTGTCCTTCCCGGACTCCGAACCCGTGCTCACCCCCGAGGTGCTCACCGCCGACCACTTCCCCGCCACCACCCGCTTCTTCGAGCGCGCCAGCTACGGCCGGTTCACCCTGCGCCCGCACCCGCAGCGGAGCTGGACGCGGATGCCGCGCGACTCCACCTGGTACGCCATAAAGCGGGACTGGAACGCCGAGCGGCGCACCGCCTACCTCCGGGACGCCATCGCCGCCGCCGACGACGACGTGGACTTCTCCCGGTACGACGTGGTCTACCTGGTGGCCGACCCGGACGCCCCCGGTGTCGACTCCGACGCCACGAAAGTCGTCAACTTCGACCGGCCGCTGCGCGCCGACGGCCATGACATCCGGCGCGTCGTCACGGTCTTCGAGCAGCACCCGCCCGACCGCAACGTCCTCGCCCACGAGACCGGCCACGTCTTCGACCTGGCCGATCTCTACCACCGGCCCACCGACGGCGAGGGCGACTGGGACACCTACGTCGGCGACTGGGACGTCATGGGGAGCCAGTTCGGCCTCGCCCCCGACCTGTTCGGCTGGCACAAGTGGAAGCTCGGCTGGCTCGGCGGCCGGCAGGTCGTCTGCGTCCAGGGCTCGGCCGACCTCACCCTGGAACCGGTCGCCGCCGCCCCGGTGCCCGGCGGCTCGATCGGGACCCGGCTCGCCGTCGTCCGTACCGGCTCGGACAGCGCCCTGGCCATCGAGGCCCGCAGTGCCACCGGCAACGACCGGGGCACCTGCGCGGAGGGCATCCTGATCTACCGCGTCCGCAGTGAGACGGCCTCCGGTGGCGGACCCGTCGAGGTCGTCGACACGCATCCGGAGACCGGGGCGTGCTGGGACCGATCGGTCTACCCGCCGCTGGCCGACGCCCCGCTCGGGGTCGGCGAGACCTTCACCGTCCCCGGCGACGCGACCCGTGTCGAGGTCGCCGACCGCACCCCGTCGGGCTCCTGGACCGTCCGGATCACCGCCGGGGTCTGAAACCTCCCCGCCGGTCCCGGCGCAACACGAAGAAGCCCCCCGCTGTCGCGGAGGGCTTCTTCTGTCTGTGCGCCGTCAGGGACTCGAACCCCGGACCCGCTGATTAAGAGTCAGCTGCTCTAACCAACTGAGCTAACGGCGCCTGGTGACGTCGTAGACACTAGCACCCTGATCCGCCCGAGGAAAAATCGACGGTGCGGCAGCCCGCGGGGAGGCGGACCGGCTCACCCGCACACAGGCCCAGAGCAGCACATCGGGCCCCGGGAGCCACGGGTTGCGGGTGTCGGGCGCGACCAGCCAGCGCGGCCCGCCCTCCGACGACGCGCAGGTCAGCGGGGGTACGGTCACGGCGTCCCCGGTGCCGTGGCAGAGCAGGGGCGGCACCGGGCCGAGCGCGTCCCCGGAGCCTCCGGCCCCCTCGCGACCGTCGGTTCCCCACTCCTCCCAGGCGAGCAGCGAGGGCAGCCGCTGGGCCGTTCCCGGGGCCGCGAACAGCAGCATCCGCCCCCGGTGCGTGGCGACCGGCCCGGAGCCGGGCCCCTCCGCCCAGAGCCGCTCCAGCATCCGCCGCCCGAACAGCGCCGGCACGTTCACCACGTCGAAGGCGGAACCGCAGGGCAGCACCCCGGGGGCCGTGGGGTGCTCCTCCCACTGGGCGAGCGTGCTGCGCGGGTAGGGGGAGGCCCCGGCCAGCCAGGCGGCACCGGCCGCCGTGACCTGCGCGGCCTGGGAGCCGGACTGGTCGCGCAGCAGGGCGAAGAGGTCGACGCCGTGGTGCGCGACGGCGGCACCGGCCTGCAGGGTCGTTGCGTCTTTCAGCCATGCGCTCATGAAGCAAAGGTCTACCGGGAGTGACGGAACTGATTCCGAGAGTTGCCGGAAACCGGGACAGGTGGGGAGGGGGAGGGGTATCTTGCCCGCCGGAATATGCCACGGGACCTGACCCGGGGCCTGATGGCGCAGCACCCGCCCCGGCCGCCCCACGGACCACCCCTGTCCCAGAGGCCCCGCGGGACCGTCAGGTCCGTCAGGCTCTCGGGGAGTCCAGCAGCGAGCGGCCGAACTCGATCATCTTCTTCGCGTAGTCCTCGGTCCACTCCGCACGCTCCGCGACGTCCGCCGCGGTCAGCCGGTCGAACCGGCGCGGGTCCGCGAGCTGCGCCGCCGCCATCGCCTGGAACTCCACCGACCGGTCCGTCGCCGCCCGGAAGGCCTGCGTCAGCTCGGTCGCCCGGGCCAGCAGCTCACGGGGGTCCTCCATCGACTCCAGGTCGAAGAAGTGCTCCGGGTCCGCCGTGGCCTGAGACGGCTCGAAGAGCAGCGGCGCGGGGCGCAGCCGCTGCCGTTCGTTCCGCTCGGACTCTGTCATGTGCTGTTCCTCCCTCGCACGGCCGGGACGGCCACCCTCCATTGTCCAACCCCGCGCAAGAGGGCCCCGGGCTCCGCTGCGGCCGAACCCCGGGCTCCGCTACGGCCGCCAGCGCACCCGGTGCTCCGCGAGACGGGCCAGCACCGCGTGGTTGGCCTCCCAGCCGTCGGGGAACTTCACCGTGACGCCCAGCTGGACCGGCTCCGTGGACGGGTGCTCGTCCAGCAGGTCCGCCACCCCTTCCCGGCACACCACGACGCACGCGTGCCGGTGCCGGGACGCCAGCACGCACAGGCGGCCCGTCTCCAGGTGGAAGGCTGTGGCGTCGGGACGGCCCGACAGCGGGTGCAGCACCACCGTGACGTCGAACTCGCGGCCCTGGAGCCGGTTCGCCGTGTCGACCGCGACCCCCGTGACGCCCAGCTCCGCGAGCGCCGCCCGCACCGCCGCCGCCTGGTCCCGGTGGGCCGTGCCGACCGCCACCCGGTCCGCCGTCACCGGCACCGGCTGCTCGGCCCGCTCACTGGTGGCGACGCCGCCCCGGTCCAGCAGCCGCCGCACCACCAGGGCCACCGCCCGCACGGCCTCGGGGTCGGTGCGCGGGGTGTGCCGGGCGGGCAGCTCCAGCAGCCCCCACCCGGACTCCGCCGCCTCGTCCAGCACCCGGTCGGGCCCCGACCCGTCCGACGCCACCCCGAAGGAGAGCTTCCGGTCCCCGTGGCCCGTACCGCTGCGGAACGGCGTGTACGGGTAGAACGCGTCCGACACCAGCGGGGCCGCCGACGCCGGCAGCCGCCAGGAGACCGGCAGCCGGTGCTGCGGCAGCTCCGGGTTGTGCGCGAGCAGCGTGGACACCGCGCTCGCGGACGGGTCGTAGCTCAGCCCCGCCCACTGGTCCGCGCCCACGATCGAGAACGGGTCCAGCTGCCCCGGGTCGCCGACGAACAGCGCCCGCTCGAACAGCCCGGCCACCGCCAGCAGCGCGTCCGACCGCATCTGGTACGCCTCGTCGACGATGGCGTGCCCCCACGGCTCCACGTTCTTCACGTGGGCCCACTTGGCGGCCGTCGAGATCACCACGTCGAGCCCGGCCAGATCGGCGGCCTTCGCGGACTTCGTGACGTTGGCGAGGCCGTCCAGCACCTTGTCGTACGGGTCGGAGTCACTGCTGTGGAGCCGCCCCACGGGCAGTTCCGGGTCCTTCTCCGCGAGCCGGACCACCAGGTCGTCGACCTGGGCGTTCGTCTGCGCGATCACCATCAGCGGGTGCCCTGCGGCGGCCAGCTCCAGCGCCGCCCGGACCACCAGCGTCGACTTGCCCGCGCCCGGGGGCGAGTCCACGACGACGCCCCGGCTGGCGCCGTGCAGGGTGTCGTCGAGGATCGCGCCGGTCGCACGGGCCGCCGCCGCGCCCGGGTCGAAGACGGTGCTCACGGAAGGTCCTCCCGACGGGCGATGGTCACAGCAGGTCCTCCGGGGTCACGGGGTCGGGTTGCTCCGCACGCGCCGCGGCGTCCGCGCCCGGCGGCCCGCCGTGGGTCCACGGCGTCTCCTCCGGGTCCGGCAGCTTCGGCCCGCCGCGCTGGTCGTGCTCGAACAGGGTCCAGGCGATCCGCTCCCCGGGCTCGGGCACCGAACCGGGCGCGGGCTCCTTGCCCCGGCCCATCCGGTCCAGGATCCGCAGCACCAGCAGGATCGCGCCGCCCGGCTCCGTCTCCTCCTCGGCCCGCACGAACTCCGCCGTCTGCGGCTTGCCCTCCAGTGAGCGGTAGACCTTCGTCCGCTCGCCCAGATGCGGCCGCTCGTCCGTGCGGACGGTGACCAGCGGGCGCGGTGACGGCCGCTTCGACTCGGTGTACGTCATCGTCACGTCCGTCACCGTGCCGAGGAACGCTTCGCCCGCCAGCCGCCGCCCCGCCAGCACCAGCGGATCGTCGAGTGCCTCCTGCGCCTCCAACTGGGCCTGGGCGGTCTCCCGGGAGGCCAGCTTCTGGGCCGCCGTCACCGCGTCGTCACGCCGCGGCTGCGGCGGCTCGCCCGAGCGGACCCGGTCGCGGTGCCCGGTGAACGACCAGCGGTCCCGGGTCCAGCGGTCCTCGGCCCGGGACCCCTCGGGCAGCTCCCGCAGCAGGTCGAGACCGCGCCAGACCGTGTCCCAGGTCGGCAGCATGACGCGAGCCAGCAGCGAACGGATCTCCCGCTCGGCGGCGCTCAGCTCGCCCAGGCGCGCATCCGCGGCGAGTCCGTCCTCGGCGGACGCGAGCGCCGTGCGCGCCCGGTCGTACCGCTCGACCGCCGGGGCCAGCAGCCGGTTGTCGAAGTCCGGGTCGGTGGCCGGACCGGCCGGCGGGCAGAGCAACTGGCCCTCCCCGTCCCGCGCCAGCTCCGCCCGCAGCGCGGCCTCGGCCCCCGAGGAGCCGGCGGGCGGGTCGATCCAGGACAGCAGCGCGCCCAGGTGCTGGTCCTCCAGACTGCTCTGCCCGGTCGCCCAGTGCCGGTTCAGCAGATCGGTGGCGGCCAGCAGGAGCGAGGAGCCGGGCACCCGGGCCCGCTCCCCGTAGTGCGTCAGCCAGCGGCCGAGCAGCGGCACCCGGGCCGGGGCCGGATACGGGGTGTCCGGATCGTCCTCGGCGGTACGGCGGAACCGCATGGACCGGCCCAGCAGCCGGACGAACTCGACGCCGGCCCGGCTCGGCACGATCAGCTGGCCGGCGTCCGTGCACAGCTCGACCTCGACCCTGGTCTTCCTGCCCGTCGCCGGATCGGTCTCGTTGCGCTCGGCGGGCTCGACGACGTCCGCGTACGCCTCGATGTGCGGAAGGACCGCCTCCGCCAGCTCGGCCAGGAACGCGAACCGCAGGTCCCGGTCGCGCGGCTGCGCGACGGCCAGCAGCCGGGGCGCCTCCCGGTCCGTGCCGACCAGCGCCCCGAGCGGGGCCCCGGCCTCACCGGCGGTGGTCAGCGGCACCAGCACCAGCGGCCGGTCGGTGAGATGGCGGTGGCGGACGGTGGCGAGCGGCTGGGCGCGGCCGGTGTCGACGGCCTCCAGCCGGGCCAGGGTGGTGATCAGCGACACGCGGCCGCCCCTTCCGGGGCCCCGGCGCCCGCGACGGAGGAGGCTTCCCGCGCCCCGGCCCGCAGGACGGCGGCGCTCTCAGGGCCTCGGCCCGCAGCGCGGCGGCGCGGCGCAGCGCCGCGACCGTCGGATCGGCGGGATCACCCTCCTTGCCCGCGGCGGCGGCCAGCACCCCGGCCACCGTGGTCAGCCCGCCCAGCTCGCCGCGCACACCGCGGCCCAGCGCCTCCACCGCCCCCTCGGCCCGGGACTTCGCCCGGCAGTGGAAGGCCAGCTCGCACGCGGCCAGGCACTCCGGGGCGTACGCCGGGGGCACCGCCGCCACGGCCGCGTCCAGCTCCTCGGACGAGCACGCCGGGTCGAACGTCGTCCCCTCCGGCAGCTCCGCCGCGATGTCCTCGATCCGGGTCAGCCGGGTCAGCTGACGGCGGGTCACCGCACGC is a genomic window of Streptomyces sp. YPW6 containing:
- a CDS encoding LLM class flavin-dependent oxidoreductase, encoding MDDIRGDETSGDASGRAADGDGIRGTAAGTAAVPLSVLDLVTVGQGRTASQALRTSVEIAKLTESRGFHRFWVAEHHSMPGVASSSPAVILAHIAAHTGRIRLGSGGVMLPNHAPLVIAEQFGTLEAMAPGRIDLGLGRAPGTDGATAAALRRSDRLDEGADDFPQQLMELIRFLDDDFPDGHPYARIHAVPGPVQATSPGGVQSAHRPPVWLLGSSGFSAQLAGTLGLPFAFAHHFSARNTVPALDLYRESFRPSGVLDAPYALIGVSALAADDEREARRQVLTGALSMVRLRTGRPGLIPSPQEAAAYDFSPMEREFVDGWLANVIHGTADEVRTGLDDLAKRTGADELMITANAHGGDARLRSYGLIADAYGLPNAA
- a CDS encoding bifunctional diguanylate cyclase/phosphodiesterase; its protein translation is MSGTSEGPRASAGTAPGAPAAPVTERHTTAAAGTGPTRTDPAGADPAGADSSRSDAARARPAGAGPDSTAAELRDYRAAFNAATLPMGVVDGRGHVVRANEALGGLLGTAAAVLAGRQACELLDLAGDERTWHAYREVLLGRRSRFRCTRRLKHPDGRFLWAEITVVPMTGASAAESARVLLTVTDISDRRELQERLRHLQMHDPVTRLPNRTLFFERLASALETPPYQDDSLPSRQGARIGLCYLDLDGFKAINDTLGHRTGDRLLAAVAARLTDCAENDASRNAGGNRLVARLGGDEFAILVEDSAGTRELTDLARSVLAALQQPFDLAGQRLSVSASIGVVERSAAGTSPTGLMQAADTTLYWAKADGRARWTVFDPERNAHRMTRQSLSSTLRPAVERGEFTLEYQPLVGMADGVLRGVEALVRWNHPQFGVLPPNRFVQIAEEDGSIVQLGRWVLRTACRQARRWQLDHPDEPPLFISVNVAVRQVWDSDLVSDVAQILAETGLAPGLLQLELTESAVMGSGGRPLRALQALSDMGVRIAIDDFGTGYSNLAYLSRLPVSVLKLDGAFVKGFRYEDGTHPSPADETIVEAMVQLAHRLGLTVTAECVETAGQAERLRRIGCDTGQGWLYSRAVAPEQIAGLIGSRPLEG
- a CDS encoding M6 family metalloprotease domain-containing protein; this translates as MPSRRGPGGAERPPLRSLAAAATSLLALAAMSLVAGPAAAATGDATSCALPRTAAHHSLGLNTWNAAYPRPDQSLDAVMIFLSFPDSEPVLTPEVLTADHFPATTRFFERASYGRFTLRPHPQRSWTRMPRDSTWYAIKRDWNAERRTAYLRDAIAAADDDVDFSRYDVVYLVADPDAPGVDSDATKVVNFDRPLRADGHDIRRVVTVFEQHPPDRNVLAHETGHVFDLADLYHRPTDGEGDWDTYVGDWDVMGSQFGLAPDLFGWHKWKLGWLGGRQVVCVQGSADLTLEPVAAAPVPGGSIGTRLAVVRTGSDSALAIEARSATGNDRGTCAEGILIYRVRSETASGGGPVEVVDTHPETGACWDRSVYPPLADAPLGVGETFTVPGDATRVEVADRTPSGSWTVRITAGV
- a CDS encoding bifunctional DNA primase/polymerase, which encodes MSAWLKDATTLQAGAAVAHHGVDLFALLRDQSGSQAAQVTAAGAAWLAGASPYPRSTLAQWEEHPTAPGVLPCGSAFDVVNVPALFGRRMLERLWAEGPGSGPVATHRGRMLLFAAPGTAQRLPSLLAWEEWGTDGREGAGGSGDALGPVPPLLCHGTGDAVTVPPLTCASSEGGPRWLVAPDTRNPWLPGPDVLLWACVRVSRSASPRAAAPSIFPRADQGASVYDVTRRR
- a CDS encoding AAA domain-containing protein, whose translation is MSTVFDPGAAAARATGAILDDTLHGASRGVVVDSPPGAGKSTLVVRAALELAAAGHPLMVIAQTNAQVDDLVVRLAEKDPELPVGRLHSSDSDPYDKVLDGLANVTKSAKAADLAGLDVVISTAAKWAHVKNVEPWGHAIVDEAYQMRSDALLAVAGLFERALFVGDPGQLDPFSIVGADQWAGLSYDPSASAVSTLLAHNPELPQHRLPVSWRLPASAAPLVSDAFYPYTPFRSGTGHGDRKLSFGVASDGSGPDRVLDEAAESGWGLLELPARHTPRTDPEAVRAVALVVRRLLDRGGVATSERAEQPVPVTADRVAVGTAHRDQAAAVRAALAELGVTGVAVDTANRLQGREFDVTVVLHPLSGRPDATAFHLETGRLCVLASRHRHACVVVCREGVADLLDEHPSTEPVQLGVTVKFPDGWEANHAVLARLAEHRVRWRP